A genome region from Clostridia bacterium includes the following:
- the hpt gene encoding hypoxanthine phosphoribosyltransferase, producing MERITKTLIEEKDLKKRVKELAERISKDYAGEEVTLICILSGASIFFADLVRELDLTVKFEFMSVSSYGSGTVSSGEVKILKDVNHPIAGKNVIIVEDIIDSGCTLSFLKRVLEQRQPKSIRVCTILDKPSRRKLEFKGDYVGFEIPDEFVVGYGLDFDGRYRNLKDVCVLELTEE from the coding sequence GTGGAAAGGATCACGAAAACGCTGATTGAAGAAAAAGATCTGAAAAAGAGAGTCAAAGAGCTTGCCGAGCGCATTTCGAAAGACTATGCGGGCGAGGAAGTCACGCTGATCTGTATTTTGAGCGGTGCGTCGATTTTCTTTGCCGATCTCGTAAGGGAGCTCGATCTCACCGTTAAATTCGAGTTTATGTCCGTTTCGAGCTACGGCAGCGGAACGGTTTCGAGCGGGGAAGTCAAAATTTTGAAAGACGTCAATCACCCGATTGCCGGAAAGAACGTCATCATCGTCGAAGATATCATCGACAGCGGTTGCACGCTTTCCTTCTTAAAAAGAGTGCTCGAACAAAGGCAACCGAAATCCATTCGGGTTTGCACGATCCTCGATAAGCCGAGCCGCCGCAAGCTCGAATTCAAGGGAGATTACGTCGGCTTCGAGATCCCGGATGAGTTCGTCGTCGGCTATGGGCTGGATTTCGACGGTCGCTATCGCAATTTGAAAGACGTTTGCGTTTTGGAATTAACGGAGGAATGA
- a CDS encoding adenine phosphoribosyltransferase (Catalyzes a salvage reaction resulting in the formation of AMP, that is energically less costly than de novo synthesis), which translates to MKEFYEIEIAGLKRNLPICKAGENLYIGAFVMFSDVELTVKAATALLEKCPAFDVILTAESKGIPLAYEMAKQAGTSYLVARKGPKLYMKDPVRVEVKSITTAKMQELYLDKTELSSLKGKRVLIVDDVVSTGESLNALEQLLSHAEGKTVGKAFVLAEGDAAKRKDVIFLQYLPLFFE; encoded by the coding sequence ATGAAAGAGTTTTATGAGATCGAGATCGCGGGTTTGAAGAGAAATCTTCCGATCTGCAAAGCGGGCGAGAATTTGTATATCGGCGCGTTCGTTATGTTTTCGGACGTCGAATTAACCGTAAAAGCCGCGACGGCGCTTCTTGAAAAATGCCCCGCGTTCGACGTGATCCTGACGGCGGAATCCAAGGGAATCCCCCTCGCGTACGAAATGGCGAAGCAGGCGGGGACGAGTTACCTCGTCGCGAGAAAGGGTCCGAAACTCTATATGAAAGATCCCGTGCGCGTGGAAGTCAAATCCATAACGACGGCGAAAATGCAGGAGCTCTATCTCGATAAGACCGAATTGAGCAGCCTTAAAGGAAAGCGCGTCTTGATCGTGGACGACGTCGTCTCGACCGGCGAATCCCTGAACGCTTTGGAGCAGCTTCTTTCCCACGCGGAAGGAAAGACGGTCGGGAAAGCCTTCGTCCTCGCGGAAGGCGACGCGGCGAAGAGAAAGGACGTCATTTTCCTGCAATACCTGCCGCTGTTCTTCGAATAA